A single region of the Gracilibacillus caseinilyticus genome encodes:
- a CDS encoding spore germination protein — translation MPSIVGPIKINSVGGGVINFGDSFYLSPKSASKSANGAGGNNNGDFSNTNTGFNITNSVDPDAVDQIIGGNA, via the coding sequence ATGCCTTCTATCGTAGGACCAATTAAAATAAATAGTGTTGGTGGTGGTGTTATTAATTTTGGTGACAGTTTCTATCTTTCTCCAAAAAGTGCGTCAAAATCAGCAAATGGTGCTGGTGGCAATAATAATGGCGATTTCTCTAACACCAATACTGGTTTTAACATTACCAACTCGGTTGATCCAGATGCAGTTGATCAGATAATTGGGGGTAATGCATAA
- a CDS encoding spore germination protein GerPE: MTRVKQLKMESLSYSSIFQIGDAKKIEPKADVLAVQKEGGISSDKGFELDQYPIFNTEVYPIQDPEIVTGEHCHYHSNISVSTIFINGVSSSSVVQLGSNKHINALSKIKHIRILKDN; the protein is encoded by the coding sequence ATGACTAGAGTCAAACAATTAAAAATGGAGAGTTTATCCTATAGTTCGATCTTTCAAATTGGTGATGCTAAGAAAATTGAACCAAAGGCAGACGTACTCGCAGTCCAAAAAGAAGGCGGTATTTCCTCTGACAAAGGATTTGAATTGGATCAATATCCAATTTTCAACACAGAGGTCTATCCTATACAAGACCCTGAAATCGTAACTGGTGAACATTGCCACTACCATTCCAACATATCCGTTTCCACCATTTTTATTAACGGGGTTTCCTCATCTAGTGTCGTTCAGCTTGGCAGTAACAAACATATTAACGCGCTATCGAAAATTAAACACATCCGTATACTAAAAGATAATTAG
- a CDS encoding spore gernimation protein GerPD, whose amino-acid sequence MHYQVNNWNIGVGNISILGVSSSSLFIVGDSHEIHLASLFDTPPESYVVGVGDNTNTRNQELITDVSAND is encoded by the coding sequence ATGCACTATCAAGTTAATAACTGGAATATTGGTGTTGGAAATATTTCTATTCTTGGGGTATCCTCTTCCTCACTTTTTATTGTAGGTGACAGCCATGAGATCCATCTAGCATCTTTATTCGATACACCACCGGAATCCTATGTCGTCGGAGTGGGCGATAATACGAATACGAGAAACCAAGAGTTGATAACCGATGTTTCCGCGAATGACTAG
- the gerPC gene encoding spore germination protein GerPC has product MDYHMMSYYIHQLQQQVQHQSQQINSLENRIQQLEQQQAGPKTNIEKLEYHFDQLKIERLDGSLHIGVTPEDLQQMEDFSIPQATGSPMPSVHQTLENYVNQDLPPYIQSLEEQFHYPLDESYRQTLLKDLRQQLTSRIAHYQQANVPPDQMPQHILSSVQQELQTGLKKWFENQQKG; this is encoded by the coding sequence ATGGATTATCACATGATGTCTTATTACATTCATCAACTGCAGCAGCAAGTACAGCATCAATCTCAGCAGATCAACTCCTTAGAGAATCGTATCCAGCAGCTCGAACAGCAACAAGCAGGTCCAAAAACAAACATAGAAAAATTAGAATATCATTTTGACCAGCTAAAAATCGAACGGCTAGATGGCTCCTTACACATTGGGGTAACACCTGAAGATTTACAACAGATGGAGGATTTCTCTATTCCTCAGGCAACTGGCAGCCCAATGCCTTCCGTCCATCAAACATTAGAAAACTATGTCAATCAAGACTTACCTCCATACATTCAATCGTTAGAGGAGCAATTTCACTATCCTTTAGATGAGAGTTACCGTCAAACATTGCTAAAGGACTTAAGGCAACAACTGACTAGTCGCATCGCACATTATCAACAGGCCAATGTGCCACCAGATCAAATGCCTCAGCATATCTTATCAAGTGTTCAACAGGAATTGCAGACAGGATTAAAAAAATGGTTCGAAAATCAACAAAAGGGGTAA
- a CDS encoding spore germination protein GerPB encodes MHITVNQSIYIHFLKVGSVSNSSVLQIGSTGKMQALSQLYNTGQFEGPAEEAVPQGITEPLVPLTPF; translated from the coding sequence TTGCATATCACGGTTAACCAATCGATTTATATTCATTTTTTGAAAGTAGGAAGTGTCAGTAATTCCTCTGTATTACAAATCGGCAGCACTGGAAAAATGCAAGCCTTGTCTCAGCTATATAATACTGGGCAATTTGAGGGGCCAGCGGAAGAAGCTGTTCCCCAAGGAATTACAGAACCATTAGTACCATTGACACCTTTTTAA
- a CDS encoding spore germination protein, translating to MPAIVGAVKVINIGSSSIFHIGDVYRIQPYTQAKTFAGGGSFNTGDGIRVHLENAQTTMVDDDQFDQNISGI from the coding sequence ATGCCAGCGATTGTTGGTGCAGTAAAAGTAATTAACATTGGTTCTTCCAGTATTTTTCATATCGGGGATGTTTACCGGATCCAGCCCTATACACAAGCAAAAACCTTTGCTGGAGGAGGCTCGTTTAATACTGGTGATGGCATTCGTGTTCATTTAGAAAACGCCCAGACAACGATGGTCGATGATGACCAATTTGATCAAAATATTTCGGGCATTTAG
- a CDS encoding DUF418 domain-containing protein — protein MNQATPLQDSNRLPWIDTARGFAIFGIFMVNLASFHAPYFMYGNGRNYWGTGEAGLWQVILDIFFQASFYSLFSFLFGFGAQIIYENLQKKHVASPRKWLIRRFAILLVIGLLHAFLIWYGDILITYAVIGFLLLLFLRRSNRTILAWSFSLLLIPVLLYSGLLFLASFIENIENLSDQEAIAAAFQHYGDGSWNEIIRQNAIDWFHGNSPMNFILVLLNILPIFLLGLLFARNKWLHDIEQYQKILKRWWIASFVIFMLCKVGPYALGNPIWLSLIQDEFGGTASAIFYMITIAFSYRYVKTLFDLIGYVGKMALTNYILQSLIGIILFYSFGFGLYGELSPWQTFFVGIIVYPLQVLFSYLWLKRYKRGPIEWLWRSLIYQKKLTNKRSTGGGQKDEQTANS, from the coding sequence GTGAATCAAGCTACACCATTACAGGACTCTAACAGACTTCCATGGATTGATACAGCAAGAGGCTTCGCTATTTTTGGTATATTTATGGTTAATTTAGCTTCTTTTCATGCGCCATACTTTATGTACGGGAATGGACGTAATTATTGGGGGACAGGAGAAGCAGGGCTATGGCAAGTCATCCTGGATATCTTCTTTCAGGCTAGTTTTTATTCCTTGTTTTCTTTTTTATTTGGATTTGGTGCTCAAATCATTTATGAAAATCTACAAAAGAAACACGTGGCATCACCTCGTAAATGGTTGATTCGAAGATTTGCTATATTATTAGTGATTGGCCTGCTTCATGCGTTCTTAATCTGGTATGGAGATATCCTGATTACATATGCAGTAATTGGTTTTTTACTGTTATTATTCCTTCGTCGCAGTAATCGTACCATACTGGCATGGAGTTTTTCATTATTGTTGATTCCGGTACTGTTGTATTCCGGTTTGCTATTTCTCGCGAGCTTCATTGAAAATATTGAAAATCTTTCTGATCAGGAAGCAATTGCTGCAGCTTTTCAGCATTATGGTGATGGAAGCTGGAATGAAATTATCAGACAGAATGCCATAGATTGGTTTCACGGTAATTCGCCGATGAATTTTATCTTGGTTTTGTTAAATATTTTACCTATTTTTCTTCTCGGCTTACTTTTTGCCAGAAATAAGTGGCTGCATGACATCGAGCAATATCAGAAAATACTCAAGCGTTGGTGGATTGCATCTTTTGTAATCTTTATGCTTTGTAAAGTAGGGCCGTATGCGTTGGGTAATCCAATTTGGCTTTCATTGATACAGGATGAATTTGGTGGCACTGCATCTGCGATTTTTTACATGATTACCATCGCATTTAGTTATCGCTATGTGAAGACATTATTTGATCTGATCGGTTACGTCGGAAAAATGGCACTCACGAATTATATTTTACAGTCGTTGATCGGTATCATCCTGTTTTATTCCTTCGGTTTTGGCTTATATGGTGAACTATCACCATGGCAAACGTTCTTCGTTGGGATCATTGTGTACCCATTACAAGTGCTGTTTAGTTATCTATGGCTCAAACGATACAAAAGGGGTCCTATTGAATGGCTGTGGAGAAGTCTCATCTATCAGAAGAAATTAACGAATAAACGATCTACCGGAGGTGGACAGAAAGATGAACAAACAGCAAATAGCTAA
- a CDS encoding DUF2157 domain-containing protein, which yields MNKQQIAKEAKKWLDKDIIDISQYHQIVGQYENKDRTFLLLLFASLFIGLGFLTFVASNLNSIPDLVNMAVIMVFMLIYYVTGEHLYRKRSEKVGISIMIIGLFIFGAGIFLTGQMYHYVFDYAFPFLIWAIASFGFFILYKHPAFFVLTFTIMTIGQVYNGIMHQSFYLWLFIFFLLSGLYYVYRHTVSLYGKLFAIGYLLQGIVMVAATDLAYYWIVVPFLLLYIMGDLSINLVIQSPFRWYALLGAFVLSSGETFFLSSYQEYTELEWFPFYAWLVVFIIAILCKYWRKDKEGLTDLVLFLPVIFAGAFADHISMASLFIFSLGYLFSGYKVEDQFKIGIGTGAFLISTCIAYFHLAWAFLDKSLFFFVGGILLFAMSYFLERKRRHVKKEATR from the coding sequence ATGAACAAACAGCAAATAGCTAAGGAAGCAAAAAAATGGCTAGATAAAGATATCATTGATATTAGCCAATATCATCAGATTGTTGGTCAGTATGAAAATAAAGATCGAACCTTTTTGCTATTGTTGTTTGCCAGTTTATTTATTGGATTGGGCTTTCTGACATTTGTAGCTTCTAATTTGAATAGCATTCCTGATCTGGTGAATATGGCGGTTATTATGGTGTTTATGCTTATTTATTACGTAACAGGGGAGCATTTATACCGCAAGCGTTCGGAGAAAGTCGGCATCAGCATTATGATAATTGGCTTGTTTATATTCGGTGCGGGCATTTTTTTAACTGGTCAGATGTATCACTATGTGTTTGATTATGCTTTTCCATTTTTAATTTGGGCGATCGCTTCATTTGGCTTCTTCATTCTTTACAAGCATCCAGCATTTTTCGTACTGACGTTTACGATAATGACCATAGGGCAAGTTTATAATGGGATCATGCATCAATCTTTTTATCTGTGGCTGTTTATATTTTTTCTACTGTCTGGTCTGTATTATGTATACCGTCATACCGTTTCGTTATACGGTAAGCTGTTTGCGATCGGCTACCTTTTACAAGGAATTGTGATGGTGGCAGCAACTGATCTTGCCTATTACTGGATCGTTGTTCCATTTCTTCTGTTGTATATAATGGGTGATCTGTCGATCAATTTGGTCATTCAATCACCGTTTCGATGGTACGCTTTGTTAGGTGCCTTCGTTTTAAGCAGTGGCGAAACTTTTTTCCTATCAAGTTACCAGGAATATACGGAACTGGAGTGGTTCCCTTTCTATGCCTGGCTTGTTGTGTTTATCATAGCGATCCTATGCAAATACTGGAGGAAGGATAAAGAGGGGCTTACTGATTTAGTCTTGTTTCTACCGGTGATTTTTGCGGGAGCATTTGCCGATCATATCTCGATGGCTTCTTTGTTTATCTTTTCGCTGGGTTATTTATTTAGCGGATACAAGGTGGAAGATCAGTTCAAAATTGGAATAGGAACCGGAGCTTTTCTGATCAGTACATGTATTGCTTATTTCCACTTAGCTTGGGCCTTTTTAGATAAATCCTTGTTCTTCTTTGTAGGTGGCATTCTGTTATTTGCTATGAGTTATTTCTTAGAGAGGAAACGACGTCATGTCAAAAAGGAGGCAACCCGATGA
- a CDS encoding GDYXXLXY domain-containing protein, whose product MKRKGVYLLIAAQALFLIGMAGLYYTIDIFGQEIRLQTKPIDPQDPFYGDYVTLSYQAEDINKNKWKLEDEPNYNQPVYVTFAPQEDGVYEVTKVTGDRPNTSDQVVVVKAKYNYDDLNTYHVDYGLNRYYVEDNTGTEIEEREQLIVTIAIAPWGQKKIVTIE is encoded by the coding sequence ATGAAAAGAAAAGGAGTCTATCTATTAATCGCCGCACAAGCCCTTTTTCTAATTGGAATGGCAGGACTGTATTATACTATAGATATTTTTGGGCAAGAAATTCGCTTGCAAACAAAACCAATTGATCCACAAGATCCTTTTTACGGAGATTATGTGACATTGAGCTATCAGGCTGAAGATATTAATAAAAATAAATGGAAGTTAGAGGACGAACCGAACTATAACCAGCCGGTATATGTGACGTTTGCACCCCAGGAGGATGGAGTATATGAAGTCACTAAAGTGACGGGAGACCGACCGAATACATCCGATCAGGTAGTGGTGGTAAAAGCGAAATATAACTATGATGATTTGAACACCTATCATGTAGATTATGGTTTGAATCGTTATTATGTGGAAGATAATACTGGAACGGAAATAGAAGAAAGAGAACAATTAATTGTGACGATCGCCATTGCTCCTTGGGGTCAGAAGAAGATTGTGACAATTGAGTGA
- a CDS encoding YisL family protein yields MTHLHITAWVLALILLFVSYAMYKNGNKAGKILHMILRLDYLLILYTGGDLFAQYMDGGFSTYAGELIIKALAGLWVIAAIEMILVKTSKGKLAKSFWIQLVIALIIVLALGFGRLPMNVQLF; encoded by the coding sequence ATGACACACTTACACATCACAGCATGGGTATTAGCATTAATTCTGTTATTTGTATCCTATGCTATGTACAAAAACGGTAATAAAGCAGGAAAAATCCTACATATGATCTTACGTCTGGATTATCTGCTTATACTTTACACAGGTGGAGATCTATTCGCACAGTATATGGACGGAGGATTTTCAACATATGCTGGAGAGTTAATCATTAAAGCATTAGCAGGACTGTGGGTAATCGCAGCCATCGAAATGATCCTTGTCAAAACGTCAAAAGGAAAACTAGCCAAAAGCTTTTGGATTCAGTTAGTGATAGCATTGATTATAGTGCTTGCACTTGGATTTGGACGTTTACCAATGAACGTACAATTATTTTAA
- the asnB gene encoding asparagine synthase (glutamine-hydrolyzing) yields the protein MCGITGWIDFTRSIEQEQQQVYQMTKEIADRGPDQNGFYFETHVGFGHRRLIVVDPAGGKQPMINEKNGDKYILVYNGELYNTEDIRRELLKAGWQFDSHSDTEVLLKSYMEWGEDHVDKLNGIFAYAIWDQKKQQLFMARDRLGVKPLFYSLLQDGVLFGSEIKALLAHDEVEPVIKEEGLSEIFALGPSRTPGHGVFDGIHELRAAHVGIFDRNGWKTRRYWNVKSEQHTHSVEETAEQVRALFIDAVERQLVSDVPLGTFLSGGVDSSAITAIATNYLNQHQKDPLQTFSIDYQENDKYFKKSSFQPNRDNEYIDKMVEQFGTIHHNFVIDNLTLVDLLKDAVKYRDLPGMADVDSSLLWFCQQTKREVTVALSGECADEIFGGYPWFYREDDLNREGFPWIRSSEVRQNLLRDDMNEKLNLADYTQQRYEKTINEAPLLDGEDPEATARRQMFYLNMHWFMPTLLDRKDRMSMGASFEARVPFSDHHLVEYVWNIPWEIKNYGNREKGILRKALEGILPDEILYRKKSPYPKTHHPAYTSAVVNWMEEIIADKDARLFEILDREKVKELVTQKASNISAPWFGQLMTGPQLLAHICQIEHWLKLHDVKIKV from the coding sequence ATGTGTGGGATTACAGGATGGATCGATTTTACCCGCAGCATTGAGCAGGAGCAACAGCAAGTCTATCAAATGACAAAAGAAATTGCCGATCGTGGACCTGATCAGAATGGCTTTTATTTTGAAACACATGTTGGATTTGGCCATCGCCGTTTAATCGTTGTGGATCCAGCAGGTGGGAAACAGCCAATGATAAATGAGAAAAACGGTGATAAATATATTCTCGTGTATAATGGAGAGCTTTATAACACAGAAGATATACGGAGAGAATTATTAAAAGCAGGGTGGCAGTTTGATTCCCATTCGGACACAGAAGTATTACTGAAGAGCTATATGGAATGGGGAGAGGACCACGTTGATAAATTAAATGGCATTTTTGCCTATGCCATCTGGGACCAAAAAAAACAACAGTTATTCATGGCCCGTGATCGACTGGGTGTAAAACCTTTGTTTTATTCCTTGCTTCAAGATGGGGTGTTATTTGGTTCTGAAATTAAAGCGCTGCTCGCCCATGATGAAGTAGAGCCTGTTATCAAAGAAGAAGGTCTATCCGAAATATTTGCACTTGGTCCTTCACGTACACCGGGACATGGTGTTTTCGATGGTATCCATGAATTGCGTGCGGCACACGTTGGTATATTCGATCGAAATGGTTGGAAAACCAGGCGTTATTGGAATGTAAAAAGTGAACAACATACCCATTCTGTTGAAGAAACTGCTGAACAAGTCCGTGCATTGTTCATTGATGCAGTGGAAAGACAGCTCGTCTCCGATGTCCCACTGGGAACCTTTTTGTCAGGTGGGGTTGATTCCAGTGCCATTACAGCAATTGCTACGAATTACTTGAACCAGCACCAAAAAGATCCCCTGCAAACTTTCTCAATCGATTATCAAGAAAACGATAAATATTTTAAGAAAAGCAGTTTTCAACCAAACCGAGATAATGAATATATCGACAAAATGGTAGAGCAATTTGGAACGATCCATCATAATTTTGTGATTGATAACCTAACTTTAGTAGATTTGCTGAAGGATGCAGTTAAATATCGCGATTTACCAGGGATGGCTGATGTAGATTCTTCCTTGTTATGGTTTTGTCAGCAAACCAAACGAGAAGTGACCGTTGCATTATCTGGCGAATGTGCAGATGAAATATTCGGAGGATATCCTTGGTTTTATCGGGAAGATGATTTGAATCGAGAAGGCTTTCCTTGGATTCGATCTTCCGAAGTCCGACAAAATCTACTACGAGATGATATGAACGAAAAACTTAACTTGGCAGATTATACCCAACAAAGATATGAAAAGACTATCAATGAAGCACCATTATTAGATGGGGAAGATCCAGAAGCTACGGCAAGACGCCAAATGTTCTATCTGAATATGCATTGGTTTATGCCTACACTGCTGGATCGTAAGGACAGAATGAGTATGGGGGCTAGTTTTGAAGCGCGTGTGCCTTTTAGTGATCATCATTTGGTAGAATACGTTTGGAATATTCCCTGGGAAATAAAAAACTATGGCAATCGTGAAAAAGGCATACTTCGAAAAGCATTAGAAGGCATTCTACCCGATGAAATTCTTTATCGTAAGAAAAGTCCATATCCGAAAACACATCACCCGGCATATACGAGTGCTGTCGTAAATTGGATGGAAGAAATTATTGCGGATAAAGATGCGCGATTATTCGAGATATTAGACAGGGAAAAGGTGAAGGAACTAGTTACACAAAAAGCCTCCAATATTAGTGCGCCATGGTTTGGTCAGTTAATGACAGGTCCCCAGCTGTTGGCACACATTTGCCAGATTGAACATTGGTTAAAGCTGCATGATGTAAAAATTAAAGTGTAA
- a CDS encoding alpha-amylase family glycosyl hydrolase, with the protein MYYIKRILAISVLLLLIMPSISVMAEEQPSEQIYYLLVDRFVNGDNSNDININIDDPSAYYGGDLQGVTDKLDHFNELGITMINLSPIMSAESYHGFDTVDFQTVNEQFGNIADLQNLVKKAHEQDIEVILDLPLTHVATTNPWVQEPTDWQSGNTVDVFGQSLPGLDLENEELQNYFLETAVHWLTSADIDGFHVYVDQETPASFIKELRDRLKEENEDVTLIVDGSETDSTMEHSFQSEAVDILKQPGESLESLVTNASGGVHYMESAFTNRFTHEAVQAGFHPVTRWRLASTLLYTLPGSSFLYQGIEVPMDNGKAEPDHRMAQVNKNDEELVQHLQKLAQIRSQSTALQQGDLEVVGQQGAMTVYKRIDQNETMYIAINNDTETQAVSLEGLGDDMQLRGLLEDNIVRKQDDGTYRLILDRETSNIFVLEENTGFNWIFIAMMVFIFGGFVSFIVAVNRRSKKNKRAN; encoded by the coding sequence ATGTATTACATAAAACGAATACTAGCAATCTCCGTGCTGTTACTTCTTATTATGCCAAGTATTTCAGTGATGGCAGAGGAGCAGCCTAGTGAACAAATCTATTACCTACTAGTAGATCGATTTGTAAACGGAGACAACAGTAATGATATCAATATTAATATCGATGATCCTTCTGCCTATTACGGGGGCGATTTGCAAGGGGTGACTGATAAGTTAGATCACTTTAACGAGCTGGGTATCACGATGATTAACCTTAGTCCAATTATGTCAGCAGAATCATACCATGGCTTTGATACCGTCGATTTTCAAACGGTAAATGAGCAATTTGGTAATATCGCTGATTTACAAAACTTAGTGAAAAAAGCACATGAACAGGATATCGAAGTCATTCTTGATTTGCCATTAACACATGTCGCAACGACGAACCCATGGGTTCAAGAACCTACTGACTGGCAATCCGGTAATACAGTAGACGTTTTTGGTCAGTCCTTACCAGGGTTAGATTTAGAAAATGAAGAGTTGCAAAACTACTTTCTCGAAACGGCCGTACATTGGTTGACGAGTGCTGATATTGATGGATTTCATGTTTATGTTGATCAGGAAACACCAGCGTCTTTTATTAAAGAATTGCGCGATCGCCTGAAGGAAGAAAACGAGGATGTCACATTAATAGTGGATGGAAGTGAGACAGACTCTACCATGGAACATTCTTTCCAGTCGGAAGCGGTAGACATTCTCAAACAGCCAGGTGAATCGTTGGAATCATTAGTAACGAACGCTTCCGGCGGGGTGCACTATATGGAATCCGCTTTTACCAACCGTTTTACCCATGAAGCTGTACAAGCAGGATTTCATCCGGTTACAAGATGGAGATTAGCATCAACGTTGCTTTACACATTACCTGGATCTTCATTTCTTTACCAGGGGATAGAAGTACCAATGGATAATGGTAAGGCAGAGCCGGATCACCGAATGGCGCAAGTAAATAAAAACGATGAAGAGCTAGTGCAGCATCTTCAAAAATTAGCACAGATCAGAAGTCAATCTACTGCATTACAACAAGGCGATCTCGAAGTTGTTGGGCAACAAGGGGCAATGACCGTTTATAAGAGAATCGATCAAAATGAAACGATGTACATTGCCATTAACAATGACACGGAAACCCAAGCTGTCTCACTAGAGGGGCTTGGAGATGACATGCAGCTTCGTGGCTTATTAGAAGACAATATTGTGCGAAAACAGGACGACGGCACCTATAGATTGATACTGGACCGCGAAACGAGTAATATCTTTGTTTTAGAAGAAAATACAGGTTTTAACTGGATTTTCATCGCAATGATGGTTTTTATTTTTGGTGGCTTTGTGTCGTTTATTGTGGCAGTTAATCGCAGAAGTAAGAAGAACAAACGAGCAAATTAG
- a CDS encoding MATE family efflux transporter has product MLFLMLFSIAIGHGTQILIGHMMGAGQIEVAYKRGVKSLKIAFVISTLAAILFYFAGSTLLEFFTDDITIIEMGMTLLLVTIILEPGRAFNLVLINSLRAAGDVQFPVVAGIISMWGISVTFAWFFGIYLGLGLLGVWIGYIANEWIRGILMWQRWKSRVWTGNVFIRDEQN; this is encoded by the coding sequence ATGCTGTTCCTTATGCTGTTTTCGATTGCTATCGGACACGGGACGCAAATATTAATTGGACACATGATGGGTGCAGGTCAGATCGAAGTGGCTTATAAACGAGGGGTGAAAAGTTTAAAGATTGCGTTTGTGATCAGCACGTTAGCTGCTATTCTCTTTTATTTCGCCGGTTCAACACTGTTAGAATTTTTCACAGATGACATCACCATTATCGAAATGGGGATGACTTTATTACTGGTAACCATCATATTAGAGCCTGGTCGTGCCTTCAATCTGGTGTTGATTAATTCATTGCGTGCTGCAGGCGATGTCCAATTTCCAGTGGTTGCTGGCATTATTTCGATGTGGGGAATCAGTGTTACCTTTGCCTGGTTCTTTGGAATTTATCTCGGATTAGGTCTTCTAGGCGTATGGATCGGGTATATTGCCAATGAATGGATACGAGGGATTTTAATGTGGCAACGCTGGAAATCACGTGTATGGACGGGAAATGTGTTTATTCGTGATGAACAAAATTGA
- a CDS encoding MATE family efflux transporter: protein MAVSSISLNLLFSLSLSMLLFLFSDGILQFMNIPEELMAEASTYLDIVGSFIFVQALIMTVSAILRSYGFTKDTKYVTILMNIINAIGNYFMIFGPFGLPVFGVEGGCLYDNDQTLRWFCDLISDSFVARSADSWLNFLLCSLLSLNSTLFRRKREWH, encoded by the coding sequence ATTGCAGTATCTTCTATTAGTCTAAATCTATTGTTCTCCTTATCATTAAGTATGTTGTTATTTTTATTCAGTGACGGTATCCTGCAGTTCATGAACATACCAGAAGAATTAATGGCGGAAGCATCAACTTATCTCGATATTGTTGGGAGCTTTATTTTTGTACAAGCATTAATTATGACCGTATCTGCCATTCTACGCAGCTATGGTTTCACGAAGGATACGAAGTATGTCACCATACTTATGAATATCATCAATGCAATTGGTAATTACTTTATGATATTCGGTCCTTTCGGTTTGCCGGTATTTGGTGTTGAAGGGGGTTGCCTATATGACAATGATCAGACACTTCGTTGGTTTTGTGATCTTATTAGTGATTCTTTTGTGGCGCGTTCTGCTGATTCATGGTTAAACTTCCTTCTCTGTAGTCTTCTAAGTTTAAACTCTACACTATTTAGGCGGAAAAGGGAATGGCATTAA
- a CDS encoding transcription initiation factor TFIIIB, which translates to MIENQASSCPKCGETELGIGKQNGYAAVAPANKMSFGSDIEYLLCTNCGFIIESYVTKPHKFKGTIL; encoded by the coding sequence ATGATAGAAAATCAAGCTTCATCCTGTCCAAAATGTGGAGAGACAGAATTAGGAATTGGAAAACAAAATGGTTATGCAGCTGTAGCACCAGCGAATAAAATGAGTTTTGGATCTGACATAGAATATCTTTTGTGTACGAATTGCGGTTTTATTATTGAAAGTTATGTAACGAAGCCACATAAGTTTAAAGGAACGATACTTTAA